The nucleotide window aagaaaacagaggtGAGATGGGAGACCTTCTGTTCTGTTCAACCACAGCTGTGTCAGATTAATGTGAATCGGTAAAAACTATAATAACAACGAGTGATAGTTTAATGATTAGCTATTAATTGTAAAATGATTTTGCAATAATAATTTGTCCTAAAAGTATGTCAAATAACTGAGGATAGAACTGAGATATTAGAATGTGAAAAAGACTTGACTTGCTTCTTCTCGCTGTCCTTTATAGTCGTGGCTTTTTCTGCCTCTGTGGGACATCATGGGCATACAGGACCATATAATGTTGAGAAAACCCTAGTGTATAAAAATGTCATCACCAACATTGGTAATGTGTACAACCCAGCTACAGGTAAactgttttgtttctctctctctctctctctttctctcaattgaATTTTCATATAGGGCACATTAAACTGGTGGGCATGTaaccccagtagacttttacggaaaaaaatTGCTTGGTCTCCGGGGGCCACTTCGACACCGCGCTGGCCCCCCGAAATCCCAAAaaagtttttcctaaataaatACCTGAACCAGGGCACTGAGGATGACCGAATGTTTATGGTATTTTACATTTAGGGACTGTACACCAATCGGCCTGCAAATGGTGCTATTCAGCGAAGGGTTGCTagttattacctccaccaaggagtttatgtttttatcagggtttgtttgtttgtttgtctgcctgtctgtctgtttttttgtttgtttgtttgttcgcaagatagctcaaaaagttatggatggatatcGATTAATTTttcccaaggaagaaacgagtgatccgtaacactgtctggatccaggaggcagttGTGTTTTCGCTtagcggaggtctgcgctctctgagtgcttttctagttaaaaaTGATACtgtcacactaacacacacacacacacacacacacacacacacgtacacacacacacatatactgtacacacacacacacacacacacacacacacacacacacacacacttatacacaaaagcaaactcacacacacacactcatttatatacacatgagctgcaaaagtaggagatatacagtatacataggaATTTTGATATGTAATTGAGTTCATTAAATTTgagatttttttaattttaatttattGAAGAAAAGGCTTCTTGTGTTGTTGGAGGATGCACACATTGTAAGAAGAAGTGCATCGCTGTCTCGACCTCACCTGTCGTgcagtgaccacatattctGTGTTCTCTGTGCCATGATTTTTTTGTGTCTTCCTTTTTCGATTTCCGATTTGTGGTCACTTAGCCTGTACTTGGTTAGGGTCAGTCTCTGTTTTCTATCTCTGACAGTATAGAGATATTCTGCTCATTTATATTCTCTGTTAGGGCCAGATAACATTGTAATGTGCAGTACTTTGATTTTTTGTTTCTTCTTTCCAATATTCCAATTAGGCTTCTTTATATTGTTTCAtaatttctctctatttctctaatttctctctctctctctctcttactctctgagtgtgtgtgtgtgtgtgtgtgtgtgtgtgtgtgtgtgtgtgtgtgtgtgatgaaaggTTTTTAACACACcatatttctgtttttctcattTTAGGTATATTTACTGCACCAGTGAGAGGAATGTATTTTTTCAGCATTTATTATCATGCCTCAACGGGAAACGATGGACGCCTTAGCTTAAAAAAGAATGGTCAGATGCTAGCAACTGCTTCCCATGCTCGGGTTAACAGTGGGACAGATAATGGATCTAATGGTGTCACTGTGCAGATGGAAGTGGGAGAACAGGTGTACGTTATTCTTCATAGCAATACCTGGGTCTGGGATGGTATTAATCAAGACACTATCTTTAGTGGGTTTCTAATCAGCACTAACTAGTGATTCCTTTGTTAAAAATGTATCGATGTTAGTACCTTGCAAGTGGCTGATATGTGCCAAGGTTGGTAATATCAACCTTTTGTaaaggaaaatatatattttttcccccaccgtGTTTACCATGTTTATAGAGCTTTATACTTTAAGCGCCGCCTTTATTAGCGAGAATGAT belongs to Sardina pilchardus chromosome 16, fSarPil1.1, whole genome shotgun sequence and includes:
- the LOC134059565 gene encoding uncharacterized protein LOC134059565, translated to MHWILKMMGRLSLLILLSCWVSESAAAAVLNTDTTHEVGDWTENDNEIQNYSTQTASGACQLSTCELLLRELGAMQEKMRTMEAKLEASESSAQELVSLKSKLMATEEKTGIMEAKLQAYKHEIEELKKENRVVAFSASVGHHGHTGPYNVEKTLVYKNVITNIGNVYNPATGIFTAPVRGMYFFSIYYHASTGNDGRLSLKKNGQMLATASHARVNSGTDNGSNGVTVQMEVGEQVYVILHSNTWVWDGINQDTIFSGFLISTN